The following are encoded in a window of Nitrospira sp. genomic DNA:
- a CDS encoding type II toxin-antitoxin system HipA family toxin, with protein MIKVWTDAAEAGLLDRFGARGSTFAYQTNTPPLRAVSVTMPVRLPSYNASFGLLPIFEMNLPEGVLRERLRLAFAKARGTFDDFDLLGIVGRSQVGRIRYTGAQEELQESVPFQSIDEILEKRRGGDLFRYLLDKFASFSGISGVQPKILVRDEGTSVPLNKADHRLSQSYQGATHIVKFWEQHEYPQLAANEFFCLKVAELCGLEVPPCRLAEDALALVIDRFDLRSDGTYYGFEDFCVLNAKRTDQKYSGSYETSIMKRFTQFASSSQVGEGLERLFTLIVINCAIRNGDAHLKNFGIVYDDIQGEARLAPVYDLVTTSVYLPKDSMALTLNGSTNWPTAKELQRLGETRLGSSPAHTREILKRVVDAMETVTSQLRVYIRGHPDFEDVGNHMIAQWEQGMATSLRS; from the coding sequence ATGATCAAGGTCTGGACCGACGCCGCTGAAGCGGGTCTGCTGGATCGCTTCGGTGCGAGAGGCAGTACCTTCGCTTATCAGACGAACACGCCGCCTCTCCGTGCGGTGTCCGTGACCATGCCCGTTCGCTTACCCTCGTATAACGCCTCCTTCGGACTGCTTCCCATTTTTGAGATGAACTTACCCGAGGGCGTGCTTCGCGAACGCCTCCGGCTCGCCTTCGCCAAGGCCAGGGGCACCTTTGATGACTTCGACCTGCTTGGCATCGTCGGACGCTCGCAGGTCGGACGTATCCGCTATACCGGTGCACAAGAAGAACTTCAGGAAAGCGTCCCCTTTCAGTCCATCGATGAAATTTTAGAAAAGCGCCGCGGTGGGGATCTGTTTCGTTACCTGCTCGATAAATTCGCATCCTTCTCCGGTATCAGCGGCGTGCAGCCCAAAATTCTCGTGCGCGACGAAGGCACCTCCGTGCCACTCAACAAGGCAGACCACAGGCTCTCGCAGAGCTATCAGGGCGCGACGCATATTGTGAAGTTTTGGGAACAACACGAATACCCTCAACTCGCGGCGAATGAGTTTTTTTGCCTCAAAGTGGCCGAACTGTGCGGCCTTGAGGTGCCGCCCTGTCGGCTTGCTGAGGATGCACTCGCGTTGGTCATTGACCGCTTCGACTTGCGGTCGGACGGCACCTATTATGGCTTCGAGGATTTCTGTGTGCTGAATGCCAAGCGCACCGATCAGAAATATAGCGGCAGTTACGAAACCTCGATCATGAAGCGATTCACCCAGTTTGCGAGCTCATCGCAGGTTGGCGAAGGCCTGGAACGGCTCTTCACCCTCATCGTCATCAATTGCGCCATACGGAACGGCGATGCGCATCTCAAGAACTTCGGCATCGTCTATGACGACATCCAAGGCGAGGCGAGGCTGGCTCCCGTCTATGATCTGGTGACTACCTCGGTCTATCTGCCTAAAGACAGTATGGCCTTGACGCTCAATGGCTCGACGAACTGGCCGACCGCGAAAGAACTCCAACGGCTGGGTGAGACGCGCCTGGGCAGCTCCCCAGCCCATACCCGTGAGATCCTGAAACGCGTTGTGGATGCGATGGAGACCGTCACCTCCCAGCTACGCGTTTACATCAGAGGCCATCCGGATTTCGAGGACGTCGGCAACCAC
- a CDS encoding helix-turn-helix domain-containing protein, whose product MLPLFSLGEAIARKRNALGWSQTVLAKKARVARSTLEALENARLGELGYAKITNILTALGLELKLQEASARRPTLDDLMSEEQDDQGLDRRR is encoded by the coding sequence ATGCTCCCTCTGTTCTCCTTAGGAGAAGCAATCGCAAGAAAGCGTAACGCGCTGGGCTGGAGTCAGACTGTACTCGCGAAGAAGGCACGAGTCGCACGCTCCACACTTGAGGCGTTGGAGAACGCGCGCCTGGGCGAGCTCGGCTATGCGAAAATCACCAATATTCTGACGGCCCTGGGGCTGGAGCTCAAACTGCAGGAAGCCAGTGCGCGCCGCCCCACGCTCGACGATCTCATGAGCGAGGAGCAGGATGATCAAGGTCTGGACCGACGCCGCTGA
- a CDS encoding tetratricopeptide repeat protein, whose protein sequence is MILQFVVWAVVPPVAIGQTLPSGKSAGLPASERPAAVKNQAPVERLTLLLPDDGPRFEGQSTGIDGLAWQEGQSAYKKQTWAEAQRFFAKIVTDYPESPLVPSAKAFLIELALREDSSGQGRSLGIQEYKKLLRDHPQSLNARRAEWRIADLYFEQGWYQEAKVFYEQALAHSEGHQFDGPRSLLGLGYACMAMGKWSEAEHAFSNVRTRTEHEPLLQGATLGLAHALYRQQRYADAQPFFDLAYRRWPHLVKADPLAIQRFAVTEIRLQHEASARELLLLLYNLYPRHEHTPAALLQLAESLRASANQRLAEFVYALIPALYPYSLPAATAKLRLAVQRAETAQATGIESLERTVSAMMRDVPQASQTAASYRSLLEDIAAREAANPTGNEALFYLAKEAEQANEMNQGVRLYRDITLRTANGNDPWAVKAADRLVALLTPWIEAAVASQDDLTVVSLFHRHGAVARQRYARLPLLLQIAEAHRRLGFAAEAISLYQQVIKMHNDPALIEPALIGLGKIYLDQRDPDAARKVLERYRFQYPLGTYEGEVVLLLVQAMRQQRDMQGLLHLCRTWLLRHPGHRERPAMYLELAKTLGELEKLEESVLAYEEGFKAGAVASPNALLAYADTLSRLNRHERAIAAYQSVLEKKPKARQAEWARLQMAQHWTALKQYDRATVALAELGRADDEMVNRLSASLKGAVQTVRSSGKAEGL, encoded by the coding sequence GTGATCCTCCAGTTCGTTGTCTGGGCGGTCGTGCCTCCTGTGGCAATCGGGCAAACGCTTCCCTCTGGGAAGAGTGCCGGTCTTCCGGCCAGTGAACGTCCGGCAGCCGTGAAAAACCAAGCCCCGGTCGAACGACTGACACTCTTGTTGCCGGACGACGGTCCACGCTTCGAGGGGCAGTCCACCGGGATCGATGGGTTGGCCTGGCAGGAGGGGCAGTCTGCGTACAAGAAGCAGACCTGGGCGGAGGCGCAACGATTCTTTGCGAAGATTGTCACGGATTATCCTGAAAGCCCGCTTGTGCCGTCGGCGAAGGCGTTCCTCATTGAATTGGCCCTTCGTGAGGACTCCTCAGGCCAAGGTCGTTCTCTGGGAATCCAAGAGTACAAGAAACTCCTGCGAGACCATCCGCAGTCGCTGAATGCTCGGAGAGCAGAGTGGCGGATTGCTGACTTGTATTTTGAGCAAGGATGGTATCAAGAGGCGAAAGTGTTCTATGAGCAAGCCCTGGCTCACAGTGAGGGCCATCAGTTCGATGGTCCGCGGTCGTTGCTTGGTCTGGGCTATGCGTGCATGGCGATGGGAAAGTGGAGCGAGGCCGAGCATGCGTTTTCGAATGTCCGCACACGAACTGAGCATGAGCCGCTGTTGCAAGGGGCTACGCTGGGATTAGCCCATGCCTTGTATCGGCAGCAGCGATATGCCGATGCCCAACCCTTCTTCGATCTCGCCTATCGACGATGGCCGCATCTGGTGAAAGCGGATCCTCTTGCGATTCAGCGTTTTGCTGTGACCGAAATCAGGCTTCAACATGAGGCTTCCGCAAGGGAGTTGCTGCTGTTGTTGTACAACCTCTACCCCCGCCATGAGCATACGCCTGCGGCGCTGTTGCAGCTTGCCGAGAGCCTGCGGGCCAGCGCCAACCAGCGACTCGCGGAGTTTGTCTACGCCCTGATTCCGGCGCTCTACCCTTATAGCCTGCCAGCCGCGACCGCCAAGCTCCGCTTGGCCGTTCAGCGGGCTGAGACAGCACAGGCCACGGGAATCGAGTCGCTGGAGCGGACCGTCAGCGCCATGATGCGTGATGTTCCGCAGGCGTCCCAGACTGCCGCATCGTATCGGTCGTTGTTGGAAGACATTGCCGCGCGAGAAGCCGCGAACCCAACCGGGAATGAAGCGCTCTTTTATTTAGCGAAAGAAGCGGAGCAGGCCAATGAGATGAATCAGGGCGTTCGTCTCTACCGAGATATCACCCTGAGGACGGCGAATGGGAATGACCCTTGGGCTGTGAAGGCGGCGGACCGCCTTGTCGCACTGTTGACTCCATGGATTGAAGCGGCCGTCGCATCGCAGGATGATCTGACGGTGGTCAGTTTGTTCCACCGGCATGGGGCTGTGGCCAGGCAACGCTATGCCCGCTTGCCTCTGCTGCTGCAGATCGCTGAAGCACATCGTCGACTGGGGTTTGCTGCGGAAGCCATCAGTCTTTATCAACAGGTGATCAAGATGCACAACGATCCGGCATTGATCGAGCCGGCCTTGATCGGGCTTGGAAAGATTTATCTCGATCAGCGTGATCCCGATGCGGCGCGGAAGGTGCTTGAGCGGTATCGTTTTCAGTATCCGCTGGGTACCTACGAAGGGGAAGTCGTGCTGTTGCTTGTGCAAGCCATGCGGCAGCAGCGAGATATGCAGGGGCTCCTCCACCTGTGTCGGACGTGGCTACTGCGCCATCCCGGTCATCGAGAGCGTCCTGCGATGTATCTCGAGCTGGCCAAGACGTTGGGAGAACTTGAGAAACTTGAAGAGTCGGTGCTCGCCTATGAAGAAGGCTTTAAGGCCGGGGCAGTCGCGTCCCCCAATGCATTGCTGGCCTATGCCGATACGTTATCTCGACTCAATCGACATGAACGGGCGATCGCAGCGTATCAGTCGGTATTGGAGAAGAAACCCAAGGCCCGCCAAGCAGAATGGGCTCGCCTGCAAATGGCTCAGCATTGGACTG
- a CDS encoding sigma-54-dependent Fis family transcriptional regulator → MSTNQVNVLVVDDDAAVRAILQEVLLQEGYGVTMAEDGTTAIQIAKESVVHIVITDLQLPDIDGLEIIDRLVKQDAKIISIMMTGFGTIETAVRAMKSGAFDFITKPFDLETVAVVVRKAAEFYRLRQENHLLRKAVRDQYRLEQLVGVSEPMQQVLEFVQKVADSDSTVMIQGESGTGKELVARMLHFNSLRRDRPLVPVNCGAIPENLLESELFGHEKGAFTGATHSRMGRFELANGGTIFLDEIGEMSLPLQVKLLRVLQEREFERVGGNRTIHVDVRIIAATNQDLELQVEERRFRKDLFYRLNVIPILIPPLRERRSDIPLLIEHFLTRFNQSKHTDVSGFSSDALQVLIEYDWPGNIRELENMIERLVVLKKQGTLVVEDLPPKIGRRSPAPEFKEQFIRFNDDGINLSREVEQYEKHLIMEALRKANGVTSRAAQLLHLNRTTLVEKLKRKGVDPRSHVETLPLWPRSSSQKIDDLPT, encoded by the coding sequence ATGAGTACCAATCAAGTCAACGTGCTGGTAGTCGATGACGATGCCGCCGTCCGGGCGATTCTGCAGGAGGTGCTGCTGCAGGAAGGTTATGGCGTGACCATGGCTGAGGACGGCACCACGGCGATCCAAATTGCCAAGGAGTCAGTTGTCCATATCGTCATCACGGATTTGCAGTTGCCTGATATCGATGGGTTGGAGATCATCGATCGTCTGGTCAAGCAGGATGCCAAGATCATCTCCATCATGATGACCGGGTTCGGGACGATTGAAACCGCGGTGCGGGCCATGAAGTCCGGGGCCTTCGATTTCATAACCAAGCCCTTTGATCTCGAGACGGTGGCGGTGGTGGTGCGAAAGGCGGCGGAGTTTTATCGGCTGCGACAGGAAAACCACCTGCTACGGAAGGCCGTCCGGGATCAGTATCGGTTGGAACAGTTGGTCGGAGTCAGTGAGCCGATGCAACAGGTGCTGGAGTTTGTGCAAAAGGTCGCCGACAGCGACAGCACGGTCATGATCCAAGGTGAGAGCGGCACCGGCAAGGAACTGGTCGCCCGCATGCTCCACTTCAACAGTCTGCGACGAGACCGACCGCTCGTTCCGGTGAATTGCGGGGCGATTCCTGAAAATCTACTGGAGTCTGAACTCTTCGGACATGAAAAAGGCGCGTTTACCGGTGCCACCCATTCGCGGATGGGTCGGTTTGAATTGGCGAACGGCGGGACGATTTTTCTCGATGAAATCGGCGAAATGAGTCTTCCCTTACAGGTCAAACTGCTGCGGGTATTGCAGGAGCGGGAATTTGAACGGGTCGGCGGCAATCGCACGATTCATGTGGACGTGCGCATTATCGCGGCGACGAATCAGGATTTAGAGCTGCAGGTGGAGGAACGGCGATTTCGGAAGGATCTCTTCTATCGGCTCAATGTCATTCCCATCCTGATTCCTCCCCTTCGAGAACGGCGAAGTGATATTCCGCTGCTCATTGAGCACTTTCTGACACGTTTCAATCAGAGCAAGCATACGGATGTGTCGGGTTTTTCGTCGGATGCGCTGCAGGTTTTGATCGAGTACGATTGGCCCGGCAACATCCGTGAGTTGGAGAACATGATCGAACGCTTGGTCGTCCTGAAAAAGCAGGGGACCTTGGTTGTGGAGGACTTGCCTCCCAAAATCGGTCGCCGGTCACCGGCGCCTGAATTCAAGGAGCAGTTCATTCGGTTCAACGATGACGGGATCAATCTCTCGAGAGAGGTGGAGCAGTACGAGAAGCATCTCATCATGGAGGCGTTGCGCAAAGCCAACGGCGTCACCTCCAGAGCCGCGCAGTTGCTCCATCTGAATCGAACCACCTTGGTTGAAAAATTGAAACGCAAGGGAGTTGATCCACGCTCCCACGTTGAAACCCTTCCTCTCTGGCCCCGCTCATCCAGTCAAAAGATTGACGACCTTCCGACCTAG